In Papaver somniferum cultivar HN1 chromosome 9, ASM357369v1, whole genome shotgun sequence, the genomic stretch AAGGAAGGATTAAAATCTTGAGTTCTGACCAATGAAAATCCTACAAGAAAAGTAACTAAGTTCTAGGATTTGGTTACAACAAGATGAACTAATAAACCATTGATTAAACAGCAAAACAATAAACTCCGATGATCTTAGCCCGTGCGTCATAATGGTGGACCTGCACAACAAAAATAAGTTTGGCCATCAGCTGATTAATAAGGGGAGGTCACAATACTCAAGAAAATGCTTATAAAAATGCACATTATCAAAGCTCTAAATGGAACAACCATATATAAATGGATTGCATGATTAAAGATACCGGTGTTTGCACTCTGGAATGCAGTTTACAGTAATTTGAGTGTGTACTCGAATTTACTTAAACAAATACTGCTAAAAATCTACAATTTCAACGTATCTGAATGCTTCTGAATTTTGATAGACACGAATCTGACATGGTACTAAGAAGAAGCATCAGTTTTACTGGTGGATACAATTACTCTGACTTggctaaaatcaaattaaaaagtTAAAACGTTAAAGTTAAATATACAAAGTGTAGCTTTATTAAGTTAAAAAGTTCAAATATACAACCAAAGAAACTTACATATGGAATAGAATTCTATTCCCAGTGTTTGAAAGTTGCTCAGACCCAACATCTGTTAGTTCTTTCACGATAGATTTTATCGTACTCTTCAAAGTTATAGTTATGAGGTTTCATGTCAAACTTAAATTCCACTTTACATTCGAGTGAAACCTTTCCTGCAAATACCAATACAGAGTGCGAAACGAAATACTTATAAAAAAGGAACGTCAAACAGAATGTATGAAGATAGTTTTGACTTTAAGCAATTCACAATCATGATGCATCAAAATCTCAACTAAATGAACTTATCACCTTAAATGCACATCAAGGTACTCACCTTGATTAGTCTCGGAGAAAATACATTGGAACAAAATCCTTAAATGTGTTCAAAGGATAATTCTTCGGCATATTTGGATTGTCACTGCCAGCTAACTCCATCGTAAACTACAATCACTCGTATAACCCAACTGAACAAGGCTACTAGGAAATTCAAAGGAGAAAGAGCAACACCTTATAAGAACGATAAACATAAAAATTGAATCAGTAAGGATCAATCTTATATTTTTAAGCTTAATAAGTACATACTGTTTTCATACCATGTGATTATTAAGAGACCACCACCTCCTTGTAGCAGCAGCATCAACAACAACTCCAAACACCACCACTAACAACACCGTTAGCGTAACCAACACCACCAGCATagtccaccaccaacaacaaatcCATCAGCAATCCTTCAAGCCATGAAAATAGTATATCATACATTAGAATCCAATCTAGAAGATGTAAAAAACTgaaaatcttaataaaaataatgaaatcaAAATTTAAACTCAAATTTGAACACTATAATGGCACCAAAAACTTCAAAATCGGATTCTACCAGTTCATATTCTatcacaacaacaatcatccaaagaataaataaataaaaatccgaTAAATCTTAAAATTATAACAAATTCTTAGTCATAAAATTACCCATTAATCAGCACCAAAAACAATACTAATTACATGAATCAGATACCTCTAAAAAacccaatttaagaaaacccaaattagaaaacctagggtttcattttcataaaaaccccaaatttgaTTTCTATCAAAGAACAAATGGATCAAATTTAAAACAGAATTTTAACAGTAAACTCGAAATGAGAAGTAAAGAATCAATACCAATAAGATGGATGACCGAGCAAACTAATTGCTCCCTCCTGATTTTGATTGTCGTTGGAGTTGGTGACTGAATCAATTGGTGATTACTGTTGAAGaaggtaaaaaagaagaaaaataagaagaagatgttggtggtggtataagttttcgatctgattattttagggtttcagttAGGTTTAACTTCCCAACAAACATAAAACATAGGTCTTTCAAtggagaagaacaagaagaagaaggtgttTTTATGGTGATGGAAGTAGTGGGATGGTGTAAAAACTTCGCGGCATATATGGAGAGACCTATCGTTACGCGATACTATCTCTGCTCGACCTGATACTTACTACTGGACAAGAgcgttggttttggttttggttttggaagTAGTGGGATGGTGGTGGTGTGGTATGTGGTGGTGAATGAAGTGagcggagaagaagaaaagaaaggtgcAGTTTCTCAAGAGCAGAAGATAAATACGCTAGGGATAATAGATGGATGAAGAGATAAGGAGAGTGGGGGAGAATAGCCACCTAGAAAATTGAACCATACAAAACTCTATGTTTGGCCGTCTTAGTGTGGGACGGTGAACTCGAGGATACAATggtaataaaaaatttcatttaatgACCGTTTTTAACTCTCtatgtatttttattaaatcAATGACCGTCTTGATCAGTCCGTGGTCAACTGACCGCCATTGAGGGTCGGGGATGTGGGTCAGAAAAACCTCATTTTTCACTATTCATTTGGAACAACCTGTCTCTGGTGCTCGTGCTCACCTTTCCTTAAATGGCTTGGTTGGATAGTTCTACTAGAGACGGTTGTTTCTTGATggacaatacgtgttggcgtatgagtTGTGTTTGCTTCTTGGGTATTGGTTGGCTCTCCGCCCGCCGCGGCGAACGGCATGCCCGATTACCTCTTCATCACTGTCCAATGTTCGTCTCTGGGAAAGACCCATTTGGTTCATGTGCCTATCTATCAGGAAGGTATTGATTACTGTCCCTTAAAACTATGAACATGTGAAACCATCCTGGCATATTGTGAAGGGGGGGACTCCGCCCCATAGCTATGCGGGCAGCAGGATCGTGAAGGGGGACTCCCCCCCGTAGCCCTGCAGCCCGGATAGGGATGTGGGTATACCCACCTCAATGGTCACGGTTGCATAATTCTAATTCCATTGATGCGGTGACTACTCTATCCTTTCTACCAAAAATGAACGCGACACGCAATGTGCAAATGATTTGTTACTGTCTCTGTACAAGTTGCCCGGCAGACGAGTCGGCGTAGaaattttgtcatatttttatgagataaaaTCTTTACGAGATAGTATCTCTATCCCTACCCTAACTTACTCGGGATTAAAAGGCTTCGGTTATCGGTTACCGGTAATCATCATTTTCATCGTATAACTCATTCCAAATTTAATATATCATCTTTTATGCTTCAAAAGAAAACTTATCATTTTACTTTAACTGTATGAGGAATGTAATAAAAACAATTTGAACATTCTCATCTATAGCGGAAGTTGGTAGGAAATCTTCAAAATTAGTTCCAAGGCCACGCACTTTGGAACAAGAAAAAAGAATATATTAGCGAAATAAGTAAGTGGTTCAGCTTGATTTAACTGAATAATGGATTGATTAGATTATAAAAAGAATTGGTGGATGCTTTTGATTAAACCCTCACCTGAGTGATCAACACTATTGTTAACAAAAGAGATTGACCAGCAAATTTCACTCTTTTTACATATGGCTTTACAATTCATACTCCACTAAGAAATTAACACCATTAGTTAAATCCTCCTAATTAAAGATAGTCAACTCTGTTTTTATTACTAATacgtactccctccgttactttttaataagtcagttcttttttttttgagaaaattaatgaaattaagagaactaattattgaaagtggtcctctaaacacttgtcaataaaagaaatgaagtgaaatagtccccatgacacttgtcagccaaagaaataagtgaaatgatccacataacacttgtcatcaaaagaagttaaaagaaaagtggtcccagaaaattaaagtaacatttgactttctcaattaggaaactgacctattttttgaaatatttatttatagaaacagacctattaaaaagtaacggagggagtagaatTGTAGAAAAGATGAACACAATGGgttcctctctttttctttttttatttcaaacTATTTTCTTTCTCACTGGataggaatgaggaaaagtgaaaACCAGTTAGCTAAATCTCAATTCGAGGACGGTTCATCTAGTCTAGATAAAGAAATGATTCCAAAATATGACTTAAAACTTGAAAAGAAATACTAGCAAACTGTCCAATTGATTGAAAATTTGCTTCACCATAATCGTATAAGCATTTTTTACTTTCCACGTAAATATTCCAAATAACAGATCACTTGTTTCACAGTGGTATCTGTAAAATGGCAAACAAAGGTATGAACCTCAGGCTTTTTAGCCAAGCCCATTCTAGTACAGTATTCCTTTCATCATGAGATATCAACATCACGAACAAAAGAATGATTCAACACCCATGTAGATATATGCCTTTCCACTACTGCGTACTGCCATCCCACCTAAAGAAATGCAACATTTTTTATTATCGAGTCAAAACCACATAAGCTACATACTGCCGCCTGAAGATGTTTTTACTCAATAGAGTTCCTACACTATCTTCCTTATTCACGCTTTGTATAAGCCCCTGTAGTGAATTACATAGAGAAAAATTAACTTGTTCAAgaggagaaaagagaaaaatgcgTAAAGCATGGACCAATTGAAAGGGAAATGTGTACAGCGTAGTCATCTTGATGATAACTTGATAAGGGCAATAAAACAGATAGTTAGGTTTGGGTTTGAGTCACATTAGGGCGCATGCTATGCACGGAAGGCCCTAGCTAATCCACTTTGGATAGACAATCTGTCTGGCGAATACTAATTCAGGTGGGATGCGCACCATGCAAGGTTAATGGTTTGAATGAACCGTGGATAAATGGTGGCGTGCAGGCGTCCACGAACAAATGTGTGTTTTCTATCGTTTTACGTATTGGTTTGTCAGACTTCAAGACAAGCTGATTATTAATGTTAACATCATATGGCATCTATAAACTCATAATCAGTTGAACAATATTAATGACTGAAGTCTAAACATCTTCCATGACTTCACCCATCTTATTGATTGAATTCTTCTTTGTTAAAAAAGTTAATCATTACAAGGCTTGGACGGTTTAGGGTCGTACCTCCAATGACGCTAATTCGGTATGACTATACATCAATCCACATCTTTGTATCGTCAATCAACACAATTAcgaggagaagaagaaatcaaccaACCCTCTCTGGCACCGTGGTACGGGGAGATTTATATAGTGCATGTTACATACTAACAGACGCTTGCGAATTATATCAGCCGCACACCTTAATTGAAATGAGGAAATCTAATCAGAGACCGAATTGTTTATATTACCCTTAATTTTTAAAGTTAAATACTTGGCTGAAACTTATCTGATCCTCAATTTTTTATTGGATTATTGATCGATGACGAAATTGGCTTAATTCAACTGGCTAAACCGTCTTAATTTTATCCTGTTGTACaagaaatcatcaaaaatatatatatatatacaatttaaAGATAAATTACTTTATCATTCGCAAAGAGAATTAAGGCTATTGATATGTTTGTAAGTACGGGCTTAGCCAATAGTCATCCAGACTTTGAtccaatcaacacaatgcttgtATTGTTTAATTATTTATGAAACGAGTCCTCGGGCTtcacttattttatttttctggaGTGGAAAATGACTTTTTTTCTACCCATTTGCCATTGAATTTCATTTCATCTTACTAGCTAAACCAGTGTCAAAGCTGTATGAAACTTGCAAACTGGACTTGCATAACATCAATCACAACGTCGATGGTATACTGCATTAGAGTTGCCAGTCTGCGGCAGTTCACTTCTCCCGCATTTAACAGTTACGGTCATGATCATTGTTGGGAATTGATATCGACAAAGAACTAATTTTTGACGCCCCTATGCACTTTGCGAGGGTCGCATAAAACCGCCCAAAAGAATCCTTTTGCAAAAATACAAAACGAAAACAATCTTAAATTCTTCTTAATAAAATATCTATTCTTATATCCACTTGGCATCCCACTTCACCACAAACTCGTCTTTTCCCATCGAAATCTTCATTAAAataattaaaagatgaaaaataaaaaaaatattcttattcACTTCAAAGCAAAGATCCCATCATCACCTTCTCTACATTCTCTACAGTCTACTCCCTCTTCCAAACTATATGCGCCCAACGTCATATGGAAAATTATAAGGGCAATATCGACTTTTATTCATCAACcacttgcttgtataaataggagtaCTTCCCGTAACATAAGTTTCCAGGATCAAAGTATTTCTTCTACTGAATCACAGAGTTTACTCTTTCTTTCTCTATAATAGCTTAGATACCTGTTCCACCGGTTTCtgatacaaagatcaagaacCATGACAAAGGTATACCCAAATGCAACAACAGAAATCCCAAGAATTCCGAAACAAATTTCTGACAGGGAAGTGGAGGTATTAACAGTATGGAAAAAATCACTTCTCTTCAACTGCAACGGTTTTACCGTTTTTGATACAAAAGGAAATCTTGTTTTTCGTGTTGATAATTATCGAGCTGGGAATAAAACGGAAATCTTTTTAATGGATGCATCAGGAAAAACTCTTCTTACTATTCGTCGTAAGGTGAGGACCGATCAAATTCTGTCATTTGTGTGTTTAGATAGCCATTTTAGTCATTTTCATGAATGGTTGTCTAAATGTTTTGTTAATTTTGTTTACAGAAATTGAGTTTATCGGATAACTGGATGGTGTATGACGGAGAAAATTCTGTCAATCCAAGATTTCTGGTGAAAAAGCGTGTGAATTTCTTGACATCAAAGAACTTGGCTCATGTGATATCTTGTAGTCAGAGTAACAGTAAGGAGTTGATGTACGAGATTATTGGTTCGTATGCACAACGGTGTGTGGGTGTGTATGATAATAGAAAAAGACTAGTTGCAGAAATTCAAAGGAAAGAAGCAGCTAAAGGTGGTGCATCCTTTGGTGGCGATGTATTCAAGTTGATTGTACAGCcacaaattgattcaactatTGCAATGTCTCTGGTTATACTAATGGAACAGATGTTTGGTTCTCGAAGATCAAAATCAATTTAAGGTCTAGATTATGATCGGTGAAGAATGCACCCAATGGGGTTGTGACCAACGGTGGTGATGTTGTTTTGGCACCCCTTTAATCCTTCCCGGCGGGTACTTCTCATTGATGGAAATTTTGCCTAATAagcaactttttttctttttagctttCAAAAATGGGTCTGGTCACTGGTGAGCTTGGATTTTCCTTCTTGTGTAGAAATATACCAGGCTATCTCGTGTAGTGGGTGTAAATATTCTTGAAaaagaaatgaaagaaaaaatggaacaaaattaCAAGATGTATAATCAATTTATTAGTGGGTGGGTAACTTATTTTGTTTCCAATCTTCTTGCTTTTTGTTTTAACTTCCAAAAATCTAcataatgatgttgatgacttaTTGACTTATTTTGTGGTGTGATATAATTAGCAATTTGATAATGATTTGAGTTATGCTGCTCTGAAACAAGTTGGTACCAAATCGCATAACAATTAATGCCGACAGCATGGTTTTAAAAGTGTATGTACATTTCTCATCATCTTCCACGTGAATGGAAAGAGACACGGGGAAGGCATGTGAAACGAGACATCGAAACATGATAGCAGGCATTTTATCATAAGaggccatcggtcagcagatctgacggtcagggacagaggaccacagaggtatgatggcacagaggagcaccagatctgacggtcagggaataacaattaaaattgatattATATCAAATAACTAATtaatataagaggcacttatctgattttcgTGTCGTCTCCGATTCAATTGTTCATGACTTGAACATCCCTGTTAAACACCATAGACAGAAGAAactggtaatggtagattgagtcacatgttcaacatgttgtccttaagacaagaatgcccggctacactctgaaaaagatgatgctatagccctacgggtacatctgcctccaagataaaacaatcttaacaaatttgaatagcacattcaaacttgtccttctagaacttggcagcggaaaactcacgAGGCGTTAACACTTAAACCCTCGTATCAAAAcatagaagacgaagaagaagttcTTTTTTCGGACGTAAGAGAGATTCATTATATTTataaaccctaacccaaatccaaaatatataaggtaaacttatcccgtaaaaactaagagataaatttggaaggtgtttttatttttggaaaaaccgttttattattaatttttattcacataaaaaacttatttttccaacaatcccccacatgaatgaaaatactataaaacacggaaaacaggaaatatcatgaataggcataggtgtccataaggtcttgaacctttacttagtgagaggttaccgtaACTACTTATTAGCCAGTGTCCATAAGGTGTTGAACTGTCTAACATTTAGTGTAagtcgcgataacaaccacacatgaaatctccaaggttgctgccaagctcatgcggttgtgtccgttttggccctggacgtatcttgtttctcagaatgctctagagaatcagctcatattctcataggaagcgacccacttcctcattcagataggtgagttccatcaagagtgtttactgctgcaccccacttcaatcttaaattgaaactatagaactcattaagacttattaaaagtcatgcttcacatgcagtcacactatcacatctacaccatagggaagggactaGAGAATATAACTCTCGGATAGTGTTTACCATTACCCACCATAACTTAGTTgcctcattcgaaaccttgatcttgggatcttcagtcatcaaggttgagtatccttcatgacaagtttattttatgagcttaagtcccatccccctcgatgtatAATTACAAACTATCTCTCTagaaaatcctttcgtcaaaggaccagTGATTTTTCTGTTGACTTCACTAAGTCTATTAGGTTCTCTTTTGACTTTACATGTCTACGGAGACCTCTTTTTGACTTCAcgaatcaactaaaattacttcattaGAGAGTATAGTTTTCTTACCGAATTAGCCTTCTCTGAGTATGTCTAGACTTTGTCATTtctcatttactttagactcacatagtcaattgagtttctgcaatgatggccacaggcttcggtcacagaggaatatcttctaagaagCATATTAATAGCCATTACGCTTCCTCTCGTGCTTTAATTAAAGCACACGAACtttgatttatcgaaaaatcaaTTTCATCATGTCTATTTTAAGAAATTCCTTATATAGATACTCCTTAAGAGGGTACATACATAAGCTAATATTTTTCCATAgcctgaaacaacaacatctcttaaggTCAGTACAATATGTATCGCATACACA encodes the following:
- the LOC113308247 gene encoding protein LURP-one-related 8-like, with translation MTKVYPNATTEIPRIPKQISDREVEVLTVWKKSLLFNCNGFTVFDTKGNLVFRVDNYRAGNKTEIFLMDASGKTLLTIRRKKLSLSDNWMVYDGENSVNPRFLVKKRVNFLTSKNLAHVISCSQSNSKELMYEIIGSYAQRCVGVYDNRKRLVAEIQRKEAAKGGASFGGDVFKLIVQPQIDSTIAMSLVILMEQMFGSRRSKSI